The following proteins are encoded in a genomic region of Fervidobacterium pennivorans DSM 9078:
- a CDS encoding glycosyltransferase family 2 protein, which translates to MNKIDLSIIIPHYNSPKTLRKLLESIPVLDSLEVIVVDDKSDKYTEELREIRSDKRFEHVLFLSNDTEIKGAGKCRNIGLSLAKGKWVLFADSDDFFVEGFYDIVSKYFDTDYDVIFFTPTSVYLETGAKAKRHLTYEKLIDNFLNKGEDSELFLRFYFKTPTSKIINRQFLIENDIKFSEVIVCNDDFFSVKVGLAMRKFTATKETIYCITDHENSLSKKKDRMYFWCCFNEVLKINEYAKNKLSPSDFKKVEICVVELLYASLRKYSISLSDVLKAYMELKKHRMPFLSTRLVKMFIQRFVLKRK; encoded by the coding sequence GTGAACAAAATAGATTTGTCAATAATAATTCCGCATTACAACTCTCCCAAAACGTTACGTAAATTATTGGAGAGTATACCTGTCTTAGATAGCTTAGAGGTAATCGTCGTTGATGACAAAAGCGATAAATACACGGAAGAGCTCAGAGAAATAAGAAGCGACAAACGCTTCGAACACGTTTTGTTTCTAAGTAATGATACCGAAATAAAAGGGGCGGGAAAATGCAGAAATATAGGCCTAAGCCTTGCAAAAGGAAAATGGGTTTTATTTGCAGACTCCGATGATTTCTTTGTTGAAGGTTTTTACGACATCGTTTCAAAGTATTTTGATACTGACTATGATGTTATCTTTTTCACACCTACTAGTGTGTATTTGGAAACAGGTGCTAAAGCTAAGAGACATCTAACTTACGAGAAGTTAATCGATAATTTCCTCAACAAAGGCGAAGATTCTGAACTATTCCTGAGGTTTTATTTTAAGACCCCCACATCGAAGATAATTAATAGGCAGTTTTTGATAGAAAATGACATAAAATTTTCTGAGGTTATTGTATGTAATGATGATTTTTTCTCTGTAAAAGTCGGGCTTGCAATGAGGAAATTTACAGCAACGAAAGAGACCATTTATTGCATAACAGATCATGAAAATTCACTATCCAAAAAGAAGGATAGAATGTATTTTTGGTGTTGTTTCAATGAGGTTTTAAAGATTAATGAGTACGCAAAAAATAAACTTTCACCGAGTGATTTTAAAAAGGTTGAAATTTGTGTAGTGGAACTCTTGTACGCAAGCTTAAGGAAATACTCTATCAGTTTGTCGGATGTACTAAAAGCGTACATGGAACTAAAAAAGCATAGGATGCCTTTTTTGTCAACACGCTTAGTCAAAATGTTTATTCAAAGATTCGTTCTAAAGCGCAAATAA
- a CDS encoding IS1/IS1595 family N-terminal zinc-binding domain-containing protein, producing MNNSTLSCPKCGSTSLYKNGHDKYGNQQFLCKLCHHSFKLSHSHKPKNFPFPYPICPSCSKSKVFV from the coding sequence ATGAACAACTCAACACTCTCCTGTCCCAAATGCGGTTCCACCAGCTTATACAAAAACGGTCATGACAAATACGGTAACCAACAATTCCTTTGCAAACTCTGCCATCATTCTTTCAAACTTTCCCATTCTCACAAACCCAAAAACTTCCCTTTCCCTTATCCCATATGTCCTTCTTGTAGTAAGTCTAAGGTCTTTGTGTAG
- a CDS encoding polysaccharide deacetylase family protein, giving the protein MEKLKILAPRKYKPEIGYISSVLFFEFLGLNFELLEGEGDEIVITLSHSNKILKIKTVLFSIPEKEWCSFDSLPKLPLERWDVKSDLPEAVVCDDYIPVIYGQKLQNGKYIQQDNEGITLGLDIFGSTFFMLTRYEEYVNKATDMYGRFPASESLALKEGFLLRPIVNEYVEILWAVIRRLWPGLKRNERTYRVIPTHDIDRPTVAYKFRWKRVIRGCIGDIVKRKSVKTVLKRVLAKLGRLELDPAYTFDFITKTSEKRGVVSEFYFMTGHTDPKFDTFYDFDSEHVEEALKMIYARGHRIGLHASFGAYKDLKKLKMEFEKLILKMKELGIKQSSIGNRQHYLRFEVPTTWRILDQVGVDYDSTMTYAQHVGFRTGTCYEYTVYDLEQREPLKIKERPLMVMDGTLFAENYMNLDYEDALNYIEILAKRVKMFNGNFVLLWHNTMLLTDGQKRFYEKVLDTITTV; this is encoded by the coding sequence GTGGAAAAGTTAAAAATACTCGCACCGAGAAAGTACAAGCCTGAAATTGGATATATTTCAAGTGTTCTTTTCTTCGAGTTCTTAGGGCTGAATTTTGAGCTGTTGGAAGGCGAAGGTGATGAAATAGTAATTACTTTAAGTCATTCCAATAAGATACTGAAAATTAAAACTGTTTTGTTTTCTATTCCAGAAAAAGAATGGTGTAGCTTTGATAGTTTGCCTAAATTACCACTGGAACGATGGGATGTAAAAAGTGATTTGCCAGAAGCTGTGGTATGTGATGACTATATACCTGTTATCTACGGTCAAAAGCTCCAGAATGGAAAATATATTCAACAAGATAACGAAGGTATAACTTTAGGATTAGACATATTTGGCTCGACATTTTTTATGCTAACACGCTATGAGGAATACGTAAACAAAGCAACTGACATGTATGGGCGTTTTCCAGCAAGTGAATCGTTAGCATTAAAAGAAGGATTTCTTCTGAGACCTATTGTCAATGAGTACGTTGAAATCCTTTGGGCCGTTATAAGAAGATTGTGGCCAGGTTTGAAAAGAAACGAGAGAACGTACAGAGTAATACCAACTCATGATATAGACCGTCCGACAGTTGCTTATAAATTTCGTTGGAAAAGAGTTATTAGAGGATGCATTGGTGACATTGTAAAAAGGAAGAGTGTGAAGACCGTATTGAAAAGAGTTCTAGCAAAGCTTGGAAGATTAGAACTGGATCCTGCCTACACGTTTGACTTTATAACGAAGACAAGCGAAAAAAGGGGAGTTGTTTCCGAGTTTTATTTTATGACAGGTCATACAGACCCTAAGTTTGATACGTTTTACGATTTCGACAGCGAACATGTTGAAGAGGCATTGAAAATGATCTATGCGCGTGGTCATAGAATAGGTTTACATGCAAGCTTTGGTGCGTACAAAGATTTGAAGAAGTTAAAAATGGAATTTGAAAAGTTAATTTTGAAAATGAAAGAACTTGGAATTAAACAGAGTAGCATTGGAAACAGACAACATTACCTGAGGTTTGAAGTACCAACAACTTGGCGCATTCTGGACCAGGTGGGTGTTGATTATGATAGTACAATGACCTATGCTCAACATGTTGGTTTCAGAACAGGTACTTGCTACGAATATACGGTATATGATTTGGAACAAAGGGAACCACTTAAGATAAAAGAAAGGCCACTAATGGTTATGGATGGTACATTATTTGCAGAAAATTACATGAACTTAGATTACGAGGATGCTTTGAACTATATCGAAATTTTGGCAAAACGTGTTAAAATGTTTAATGGTAACTTTGTTTTGTTATGGCACAATACGATGCTGTTAACAGATGGCCAAAAACGATTCTACGAAAAAGTGTTAGACACAATAACTACTGTGTGA
- a CDS encoding glycosyltransferase family 4 protein, whose amino-acid sequence MRIVHVCLTGPYTDGLGYQENLLTKYHKKLGHEVIIIANDCRWSKSGKIECSSLEETYINENGIPVYRLTPVFGAFGRRLGLYHGFLKLLRELDPDVVFFHGPQSLALLKVVKYKKRHKSEVVLLVDSHADFWNSARNFISKNILHKGLWRIVVKTVEPYVEKFYCVAPQCCDFLRQVYRIADSRIELLVMGADDEKIILDQDKRGKIRKQIREKLKIKESEFLIITGGKIDKQRRQTLSLMKVVRNFREAPLKMVIFGTIAEELSEEFMSLLDADKIIYLGWLSQEQIYEYLIASDLAVYPGSFSVLWQHTVALGIPSVFKYFPGQEYLDLGGNCLFLYDDSEEEMYKVLKRVVTDETLYGRMKEVALKEGHKVFTYGEIAKKSLEPVKATSVIHSAKQW is encoded by the coding sequence TCGTACACGTGTGCCTTACAGGTCCGTACACCGATGGGCTCGGGTACCAAGAAAATCTTTTGACAAAATACCACAAGAAACTCGGACACGAAGTCATTATAATAGCCAATGATTGCAGGTGGTCAAAATCGGGAAAAATCGAATGTTCTAGTCTTGAAGAGACTTACATAAACGAGAATGGAATCCCAGTCTACAGATTGACGCCAGTGTTCGGAGCTTTTGGAAGGAGATTAGGACTCTATCATGGCTTTCTTAAGCTTCTTAGAGAGCTTGATCCCGATGTGGTATTTTTTCACGGTCCTCAGTCTCTCGCCCTGTTAAAGGTCGTAAAGTACAAGAAGAGACATAAATCAGAAGTGGTTCTTCTGGTTGATAGCCATGCGGACTTCTGGAACAGTGCTAGGAATTTCATTTCTAAAAACATCCTGCACAAAGGTCTGTGGCGAATAGTTGTCAAAACAGTGGAACCTTATGTCGAAAAGTTCTATTGTGTCGCTCCACAATGTTGCGATTTCTTAAGACAGGTGTATAGGATAGCCGACTCAAGGATCGAACTTTTGGTAATGGGCGCAGACGACGAAAAAATAATCTTGGACCAGGATAAGCGCGGAAAAATCAGAAAGCAAATTCGTGAAAAACTTAAAATTAAGGAATCTGAGTTTCTGATAATTACTGGTGGCAAGATCGACAAGCAAAGACGCCAAACGCTTTCACTAATGAAAGTGGTAAGAAACTTTCGAGAAGCCCCCCTGAAAATGGTAATCTTTGGTACTATTGCTGAAGAGCTAAGTGAAGAATTCATGAGCCTTCTTGATGCCGACAAGATTATATATCTTGGCTGGCTGAGCCAGGAGCAAATCTATGAGTACTTAATTGCATCGGATCTTGCAGTCTACCCAGGAAGTTTTTCTGTGTTATGGCAACATACGGTCGCCTTAGGCATTCCTTCAGTCTTTAAATACTTCCCTGGTCAAGAGTACCTCGATTTGGGAGGTAACTGCTTATTTCTATACGATGACTCTGAGGAAGAGATGTATAAAGTTCTCAAAAGGGTAGTAACGGATGAAACACTCTACGGAAGAATGAAGGAAGTTGCTCTTAAAGAGGGACACAAGGTCTTCACGTACGGCGAGATTGCTAAAAAGTCCTTGGAACCAGTCAAGGCAACCTCTGTGATTCACAGTGCTAAACAATGGTAA